The Pseudochaenichthys georgianus chromosome 8, fPseGeo1.2, whole genome shotgun sequence genome has a segment encoding these proteins:
- the LOC117451759 gene encoding alpha-N-acetylgalactosaminide alpha-2,6-sialyltransferase 2-like yields the protein MPSTGALMLLTALHTCDQVSAYGFITRSYASFSNHYYDTTWQPLGFFSNHDLQMEGRLWEELHHRGVLRLYQREGGN from the exons ATGCCGAGCACCGgagctctgatgctgctgacagcactgcacacctgtgaccag GTTTCTGCGTACGGCTTCATCACCAGGAGCTACGCGTCGTTCTCCAATCATTACTACGACACCACCTGGCAGCCTCTTGGATTCTTCTCCAACCACGACCTGCAGATGGAGGGCCGGCTCTGGGAGGAGCTGCACCATCGGGGGGTCCTCAGGTTGTACCAGAGGGAGGGGGGCAACTGA